The following proteins are encoded in a genomic region of Phycisphaerales bacterium:
- a CDS encoding GC-type dockerin domain-anchored protein has product MTSFGVPPRRLTGIGDLNGDGFDDFAMGLPRAYVGGMPQVGRVVVVFGRARDRLFPAEFDLIDRLPGEALFLDGIDQGDYTGRRVEGVGDINGDGLDDLAISARSADPDGLAGAGSVYVVFGRSGSMGHPFPERFSLDGLDGSTGFRLDGDLAFAKLGLDIARAGDPNIDGVDDVLVTSYGEDVAGRTYLIFGRTTDDPDPFPAILSVADLGPGQGCRFDGIPREIAGLSVAGVGDANGDGLDDFVIGAPQRNVDLLPQVGVATLVFGREHWPHAIPLAELDSVVTFRGEGAEHRCGYAVSGIGDFNGDGMSDFAISATEAGYGAFRQSGETYVIYGRPADDPFPPTLAPDQLDGRNGFRIHGVQRRDFSGIGLDGGGDLNGDGLSDILVGAPFATRAWNDSGEVSVIFGGDGVRRPLAPAVLNIADLDGQNGLRILGGLNGGFAGFSVSFVGDVNGDGRGDMAFVELASQQAYVLFGRSCPIDLNGDGVLDVHDFLEFQSLYELGDARADIDRDGVLTLYDFLAFQNAFNTGCP; this is encoded by the coding sequence ATGACGTCGTTCGGCGTGCCGCCGAGGAGGCTGACGGGCATCGGAGACCTCAACGGCGATGGTTTTGACGACTTCGCCATGGGCCTGCCTCGCGCGTACGTCGGAGGCATGCCCCAAGTCGGGCGCGTCGTCGTTGTCTTCGGTCGGGCCCGCGACCGGTTGTTTCCAGCCGAGTTCGATCTCATAGACAGGTTGCCCGGAGAAGCCCTGTTTCTCGATGGCATCGATCAGGGCGACTACACCGGCCGGCGCGTTGAAGGGGTCGGAGACATCAACGGCGACGGCCTTGATGATCTGGCCATCTCGGCGCGCTCGGCAGATCCGGACGGCCTGGCGGGCGCCGGATCCGTGTACGTCGTGTTCGGACGGTCCGGTTCGATGGGGCACCCCTTCCCCGAGCGGTTTTCGCTGGACGGGCTCGACGGTTCTACCGGCTTCAGGCTCGACGGCGATCTTGCGTTTGCCAAGCTCGGCCTGGACATCGCCCGGGCGGGAGATCCCAACATCGACGGTGTCGACGACGTCCTGGTGACAAGCTACGGCGAGGACGTCGCGGGCCGGACCTATCTCATCTTTGGCCGCACAACGGATGACCCGGATCCGTTTCCGGCGATCCTCTCGGTGGCAGACCTCGGGCCCGGGCAGGGGTGTCGGTTCGATGGCATCCCCAGGGAGATCGCGGGCCTGTCGGTCGCGGGGGTCGGCGACGCCAACGGGGATGGCCTCGACGACTTCGTGATCGGGGCTCCGCAGCGCAATGTCGATCTGCTCCCCCAGGTCGGTGTGGCGACGCTCGTCTTCGGTCGCGAGCACTGGCCCCACGCCATCCCGCTGGCAGAACTCGATTCGGTCGTCACCTTTCGCGGAGAGGGCGCCGAGCATCGATGTGGGTACGCGGTGTCGGGCATCGGAGACTTCAACGGCGACGGCATGAGCGACTTCGCCATCTCGGCGACCGAGGCGGGCTATGGGGCCTTCCGTCAGTCCGGCGAGACCTACGTCATCTACGGTCGGCCCGCCGACGATCCGTTCCCGCCGACGCTGGCGCCCGATCAGCTCGATGGACGCAACGGGTTTCGCATCCACGGCGTCCAGCGTCGCGACTTCAGCGGTATCGGCCTGGACGGAGGCGGCGACCTGAACGGCGACGGGCTCTCCGATATCCTGGTGGGCGCTCCGTTCGCCACCCGGGCATGGAATGACTCCGGTGAGGTCTCGGTCATCTTCGGTGGCGATGGCGTCCGCAGGCCCCTGGCGCCGGCAGTCTTGAACATCGCGGATCTCGACGGCCAGAACGGGCTGCGGATCCTCGGAGGACTCAACGGCGGCTTTGCCGGATTCTCGGTGTCATTCGTCGGCGACGTCAACGGCGACGGGCGCGGCGACATGGCGTTCGTCGAGCTCGCAAGCCAGCAGGCGTACGTGCTGTTCGGCCGGTCGTGCCCCATCGATCTCAACGGCGATGGCGTACTCGACGTGCATGACTTCCTGGAGTTCCAGAGCCTGTACGAGCTGGGCGATGCGCGTGCAGACATCGATCGCGATGGCGTGTTGACGCTGTACGACTTTCTCGCATTCCAGAACGCTTTCAATACGGGTTGTCCGTAG
- a CDS encoding PQQ-dependent sugar dehydrogenase, whose amino-acid sequence MLRTATLVVVALALPACGQRAELPTSGPAPIYSDSEEDSPQAAGYRTETVIEGLNRPWAMAWLPDGSMLITERGGRVVFVDAAQFAEDSPFVVTPEEVEGAPESRRLGQGGMMDVSLHPDFETNGLVYFTHATGDGRANRTVLSRGTLVIETGDEDDVPGTQLLKSARLENVEELFRVTPDKPGGQHFGSRLVWLPDGTLLMSVGDGGNPPTRVGGRLARDNPQFLDNAWGKVLRLNDDGTAPDDNPFSDREDVGRFIYTYGHRNIQGMVLDPATGTVWATEHGALGGDELNRITPGANYGWPEATYSIHYNGNQISEHVTREGMADPVCVWTPVLAACGLAFYTGDKFPDWQGDLFAGGLVSRQVRRVMLDGEGEAVEVEGNQTLPFDARIRDVRQGPDGSLYVLTDERDGKLIRIVPE is encoded by the coding sequence ATGCTGCGAACCGCCACGCTCGTCGTCGTCGCCCTGGCCCTCCCCGCGTGCGGCCAGCGCGCCGAGCTGCCGACCTCGGGGCCCGCGCCGATCTATTCGGACAGCGAGGAAGACAGCCCGCAGGCCGCCGGCTACCGCACCGAGACGGTCATCGAGGGGCTGAACCGACCCTGGGCCATGGCCTGGCTGCCCGATGGCTCGATGCTCATCACCGAGCGCGGTGGCCGCGTCGTGTTCGTCGACGCGGCGCAGTTCGCCGAGGACAGCCCGTTCGTCGTCACGCCTGAAGAAGTCGAGGGTGCGCCCGAGTCGAGGCGGCTGGGCCAGGGCGGCATGATGGACGTCTCGCTCCACCCGGACTTCGAGACCAACGGCCTCGTCTACTTCACCCACGCGACCGGCGACGGCCGCGCGAACCGCACGGTGCTCTCGCGCGGCACGCTCGTCATCGAGACCGGCGACGAGGACGACGTCCCGGGAACCCAGCTCTTGAAGTCTGCGCGATTGGAGAACGTCGAAGAGCTCTTCCGCGTCACGCCCGACAAGCCCGGCGGCCAGCACTTCGGCTCGCGCCTGGTCTGGCTGCCCGACGGCACGCTGCTGATGTCCGTCGGCGACGGCGGCAACCCGCCAACACGCGTCGGCGGCAGGCTCGCCCGCGACAACCCGCAGTTCCTCGACAACGCGTGGGGCAAGGTGCTCCGCCTCAACGACGACGGCACCGCGCCCGACGACAATCCCTTCAGTGATCGTGAGGACGTCGGCAGGTTCATCTACACCTACGGCCACCGCAACATCCAGGGCATGGTGCTCGACCCGGCCACCGGCACCGTCTGGGCCACCGAGCACGGCGCCCTGGGCGGCGACGAGCTCAACCGCATCACCCCCGGCGCCAACTACGGCTGGCCCGAGGCGACCTACAGCATCCACTACAACGGCAACCAGATCAGCGAGCACGTGACCAGGGAGGGCATGGCCGACCCGGTCTGCGTCTGGACGCCCGTGCTGGCCGCGTGCGGGCTGGCGTTCTATACGGGCGACAAGTTCCCGGATTGGCAGGGCGACCTCTTCGCCGGCGGCCTGGTCAGCCGCCAGGTCCGCCGCGTGATGCTCGATGGCGAGGGCGAGGCCGTCGAGGTCGAGGGCAACCAGACCCTCCCCTTCGACGCCCGCATCCGCGACGTCCGCCAGGGCCCCGACGGCTCCCTCTACGTCCTCACCGACGAGCGCGATGGCAAGCTGATCCGGATCGTACCGGAGTAG
- a CDS encoding zinc ABC transporter substrate-binding protein, with translation MRTRIAMPATLPTTLTAALLVAIAGLAMPGCKEQPAAGTGQSSPATNSEVLTTFYPTAYFAGRIAGGLVTVRSPLPADEDPIFWQPGADEMVQFQNARLVITNGAEFEKWVARAPLPRARTVASLSDEDLETTGGPITMETTSHSHGPAGEHTHEGLDGHTWVSPDIAIVQARNIADAMKTAWPEHAEAFETNLASLVEDLEMLRVSLNDLTPLVGEHRLLASHPAYNYLARDLGWDVTNLDLDPESEDVQTVVDAVHDALHHHEDHSHDHEHGEDHGHDHAHDEGEGEHDHDHEHSHGDKPVILLWEGEPTEAIRAALSDELGVTSVLFSPAEGQPDPTTDGDYMDVMRANLDALREALGG, from the coding sequence ATGCGCACGCGCATCGCAATGCCCGCCACCTTGCCCACCACGCTGACCGCCGCGCTGCTGGTCGCCATCGCCGGCTTGGCCATGCCAGGCTGCAAGGAACAACCCGCGGCGGGCACCGGCCAATCGAGCCCGGCGACCAACAGCGAGGTGCTGACCACCTTCTACCCCACCGCCTACTTCGCAGGCCGCATCGCCGGCGGGCTCGTCACCGTCCGCAGCCCGCTGCCGGCCGACGAAGACCCGATCTTCTGGCAGCCGGGGGCCGATGAGATGGTGCAGTTCCAGAATGCCCGGCTGGTCATCACCAACGGCGCCGAGTTCGAGAAGTGGGTCGCCCGTGCCCCGCTGCCCCGCGCCCGCACCGTCGCGAGCCTGAGCGACGAAGACCTCGAAACCACCGGCGGGCCCATCACCATGGAAACCACCAGCCACAGCCACGGCCCCGCGGGCGAGCACACCCACGAGGGACTCGACGGGCACACCTGGGTGAGCCCCGACATCGCCATCGTGCAGGCAAGGAACATCGCCGACGCCATGAAGACCGCGTGGCCCGAGCACGCCGAGGCGTTCGAGACCAACCTCGCGTCGCTCGTCGAAGACCTCGAGATGCTCCGCGTCTCGCTGAACGACCTCACGCCCCTCGTTGGCGAGCATCGCCTGCTCGCCAGCCACCCCGCGTACAACTACCTCGCCCGCGATCTGGGCTGGGACGTCACCAACCTCGACCTCGACCCCGAGAGCGAGGACGTGCAGACCGTCGTTGACGCCGTGCACGACGCGTTGCACCACCACGAGGACCACTCGCACGATCACGAGCATGGTGAGGACCACGGCCACGACCATGCGCACGACGAGGGCGAAGGCGAACATGACCATGACCACGAGCACTCGCACGGCGACAAGCCCGTGATCCTGCTGTGGGAGGGCGAGCCGACCGAGGCCATCCGTGCCGCGCTCAGCGACGAGCTGGGCGTCACCAGCGTCCTCTTCAGCCCCGCCGAGGGCCAGCCCGACCCCACGACCGATGGGGACTACATGGACGTGATGCGGGCCAATCTGGATGCCCTTCGCGAGGCGCTGGGGGGCTAG
- a CDS encoding ABC transporter ATP-binding protein — protein MADVLLKATNLQHAFDQSEGPLFELPEFTVYPRHHTAVVGPSGCGKTTLLRLLTGILTPTAGTIELDGHRLDELAEPRRRAVRIATVGFVFQRFALLDYCTAMENILLPLRLHGSVTLDAEARDRAHELATRAGIAHTLRRRPDRLSQGEQQRVAICRALITSPKLIACDEPTGNLDPARAASIMDLILEQAEHTGATVLLVTHDHALLPRFEHVLDMGTLAIEAATA, from the coding sequence GTGGCCGACGTTCTGCTGAAAGCAACGAACCTGCAGCACGCCTTCGACCAATCCGAAGGCCCGCTATTCGAATTGCCCGAGTTCACTGTCTACCCGCGCCATCATACCGCCGTTGTCGGCCCCAGCGGCTGCGGCAAGACCACGCTGTTGCGCCTGCTCACCGGCATCCTGACCCCCACCGCCGGCACGATCGAACTCGACGGCCACCGCCTCGACGAACTGGCCGAACCCCGTCGGCGCGCGGTTCGCATCGCCACCGTCGGCTTCGTTTTCCAGCGGTTCGCCCTGCTCGACTATTGCACGGCGATGGAGAACATCCTGCTCCCCCTGCGCCTGCACGGGTCGGTCACGCTCGATGCCGAGGCCCGCGACCGCGCCCATGAACTTGCGACGCGCGCCGGCATTGCGCACACGCTCAGGCGACGGCCCGATCGCCTCAGCCAGGGCGAACAACAGCGCGTCGCCATCTGCCGGGCGCTCATCACGAGCCCGAAGCTGATCGCCTGCGACGAGCCGACGGGAAACCTCGACCCCGCCCGCGCCGCGTCGATCATGGACCTGATCTTGGAGCAAGCCGAGCACACCGGGGCCACCGTGTTGCTCGTCACCCACGACCACGCGCTGCTGCCCCGATTCGAGCACGTGCTCGACATGGGCACGCTGGCCATAGAGGCCGCCACCGCATGA